In Paenibacillus sp. G2S3, a single window of DNA contains:
- a CDS encoding ABC transporter ATP-binding protein yields the protein MSAAAPVVELKQITKRFPGIVANDSISLTLKKGEILALLGENGAGKSTLMNIVFGLYQPDEGSIEIDGKPVIIDNPNKAIELGIGMVHQHFKLVEPFTVTENIVLGMEPKKGLKIDYKSAAEQVRKLSEQYGLQVNPNAVIHDISVGMQQRVEIMKTLYRGADILIFDEPTAVLTPQEITELMAIMKRLVAEGKSIILITHKLKEIMQISDRVTIIRRGKVIDTVNTAETNPNELAEKMVGRGVTFKVDKKAPEVGETVLELKDVNSKSKDGVSVLDGLSFDVKAGEILGIAGVDGNGQSELIQAITGLRKIDSGSIQVSGNEIANLSPRKITEMNVSHIPEDRHKHGLVLDFSVSENMVLETYYKSPYNKNGFMQNDVIDKYAEGLVEQFDVRTPSIQTKARSLSGGNQQKAIIAREIDKDPTLLIAAQPTRGLDVGAIEFVQKQLIAQRDQGKAVLLISFELDEIMNVSDRIAVIYEGKIVGEVFPQDTNDQELGLMMAGSLKRGGKAVE from the coding sequence ATGAGTGCTGCGGCTCCTGTCGTAGAGTTGAAGCAAATCACAAAACGATTTCCTGGTATTGTTGCTAACGATTCCATTAGCTTGACCTTAAAAAAGGGTGAGATTCTTGCATTGCTCGGTGAGAATGGTGCAGGTAAATCAACCTTAATGAATATCGTGTTTGGATTGTATCAACCGGACGAAGGTAGTATTGAAATCGACGGGAAACCGGTTATAATTGATAATCCCAATAAAGCGATTGAGCTTGGGATTGGTATGGTGCATCAGCATTTCAAGCTTGTGGAACCTTTTACGGTTACCGAGAATATTGTTCTTGGGATGGAGCCGAAGAAAGGTCTTAAAATTGACTATAAATCCGCTGCGGAACAGGTTCGGAAGCTATCGGAGCAATATGGCCTGCAAGTGAATCCAAATGCCGTCATTCATGACATTTCTGTGGGTATGCAGCAAAGGGTAGAAATTATGAAGACCCTGTATCGCGGAGCGGATATTCTCATATTTGATGAGCCGACTGCAGTACTTACGCCTCAAGAAATTACGGAATTGATGGCGATTATGAAGCGGCTTGTTGCAGAGGGAAAATCTATTATTCTAATTACGCATAAGCTTAAAGAAATTATGCAAATATCTGATCGTGTTACCATTATTAGACGCGGAAAAGTAATCGATACCGTAAATACGGCAGAGACTAATCCGAATGAACTAGCTGAGAAGATGGTTGGTCGTGGCGTTACCTTCAAGGTGGATAAGAAGGCTCCTGAGGTTGGCGAAACTGTACTCGAGCTGAAGGATGTGAACAGCAAGAGTAAAGACGGTGTCTCGGTGCTGGACGGCCTTAGCTTTGATGTGAAAGCCGGGGAAATTCTCGGAATAGCTGGTGTTGATGGCAATGGACAAAGTGAACTGATTCAGGCCATTACAGGTCTGCGCAAAATCGATTCTGGTTCTATTCAGGTATCCGGGAACGAGATAGCTAATTTATCCCCGCGCAAGATTACGGAGATGAATGTGTCTCATATTCCAGAGGACCGTCATAAGCATGGTTTGGTGCTTGATTTCTCGGTGAGTGAGAATATGGTGCTGGAAACTTATTATAAGAGTCCATATAACAAAAATGGCTTCATGCAAAATGATGTCATTGATAAGTATGCTGAGGGTCTTGTAGAGCAATTTGATGTGCGTACTCCTTCAATTCAGACTAAAGCACGTTCGCTATCCGGCGGAAATCAACAGAAAGCGATTATTGCTCGGGAAATAGATAAAGATCCGACATTACTTATTGCTGCACAACCAACACGTGGTCTAGATGTTGGTGCTATCGAGTTTGTTCAAAAGCAGCTTATTGCTCAGCGTGACCAAGGGAAAGCTGTACTGCTCATTTCTTTTGAATTGGACGAGATTATGAATGTATCTGACAGAATTGCTGTTATCTATGAAGGCAAAATTGTCGGTGAAGTGTTCCCGCAAGATACTAATGATCAGGAACTGGGCCTTATGATGGCAGGCAGCTTGAAGCGGGGAGGTAAGGCAGTTGAATAA
- a CDS encoding BMP family ABC transporter substrate-binding protein produces the protein MKKVFKLSLVMLLAFTVVLAGCGKNNAKNAANGETNAGTNAGTNAGKDFKFGMVTDIGGVNDKSFNQSAWEALQALEKETGTSVKYLQSKSNADYEPNLNQFVKDGYNLTWGIGFDLGDAIKKVAGENPNANLAIIDSVVDAPNVASVTFSENEGSFLVGVVAGLTTKTNKVAFIGGMESPVIKRFEVGFKAGVTAVNPDAKVTITYAGAYDKPDTGKSLAATLYNDGNDIIFPAAGATGNGVFNEAKSRNKAGGAKVWVIGVDKDQSIEFGTDVTLTSMIKRVDEAVKKVSKEVIDGTFKGGTTTVLGLKDNGVGISDTSKVNVSEEILAKVEEFKKQIIDGTVTVPAE, from the coding sequence ATGAAAAAAGTTTTCAAGCTATCTCTTGTAATGTTGCTGGCATTCACAGTAGTATTGGCCGGTTGCGGAAAAAACAACGCTAAGAATGCTGCAAATGGCGAGACTAATGCAGGAACAAATGCTGGAACAAATGCCGGAAAAGATTTCAAATTTGGTATGGTTACTGATATCGGTGGTGTTAACGATAAGTCATTTAACCAATCCGCATGGGAAGCACTACAAGCTCTTGAAAAAGAAACTGGCACTTCCGTTAAATATTTGCAAAGTAAATCCAATGCTGACTATGAGCCAAACCTTAACCAATTCGTTAAAGATGGCTACAACTTGACTTGGGGTATTGGTTTTGATCTTGGCGACGCAATTAAAAAGGTTGCTGGTGAGAACCCAAATGCAAACTTGGCAATTATCGATAGCGTAGTAGATGCTCCTAACGTAGCATCCGTTACTTTCTCTGAGAACGAAGGTTCCTTCTTGGTTGGTGTGGTTGCTGGTTTGACTACAAAAACTAACAAAGTAGCTTTTATTGGCGGTATGGAAAGCCCAGTAATCAAACGTTTTGAAGTTGGTTTCAAAGCGGGTGTAACAGCAGTTAACCCTGACGCTAAAGTTACAATTACTTATGCAGGTGCATACGACAAGCCAGATACTGGTAAATCTCTTGCAGCTACATTGTATAACGATGGTAATGACATCATCTTCCCTGCAGCTGGTGCAACAGGAAATGGCGTATTTAACGAAGCTAAATCCCGTAACAAAGCTGGCGGTGCTAAAGTATGGGTTATCGGTGTAGACAAAGACCAATCCATTGAATTTGGTACAGACGTAACTTTGACTTCCATGATCAAACGCGTTGACGAAGCTGTGAAGAAGGTTTCCAAAGAAGTAATCGATGGTACTTTCAAAGGTGGTACTACAACTGTTCTTGGTTTGAAAGACAACGGTGTAGGTATCTCTGATACATCTAAAGTAAACGTTTCTGAAGAGATCTTGGCTAAAGTTGAAGAATTCAAAAAACAAATCATTGATGGAACAGTTACAGTTCCTGCTGAGTAA
- a CDS encoding acyl-CoA thioesterase has protein sequence MTDEKNPKTMPAFKYCRESRVFKTGRVFPNDVNNHKTLFGGKLMSGIDEVASISAMRHCRANVVTASTDSVDFLRPIRPTDSVCFESFVSWTGRTSIEVFVKIISENLYTGERAVAATSFLTFVAVEEDGTPTPVPAIIPETDEEKLISESANERSELRKVRRTISKKLAAELNTVKYWE, from the coding sequence ATGACCGATGAAAAAAATCCAAAAACGATGCCGGCTTTTAAATATTGCCGTGAATCCCGCGTCTTCAAAACCGGACGCGTTTTCCCTAATGACGTTAATAATCACAAAACATTGTTTGGCGGTAAGCTTATGAGTGGCATTGATGAAGTGGCCTCCATCTCAGCTATGCGCCATTGCCGTGCTAATGTCGTTACAGCCTCTACAGACTCTGTCGACTTCTTAAGACCTATCCGACCTACAGACTCTGTATGCTTCGAATCCTTCGTTTCTTGGACCGGACGCACGAGCATAGAGGTATTCGTAAAGATCATCTCAGAAAATCTATATACTGGTGAGCGCGCGGTCGCTGCCACTTCATTCCTTACCTTTGTTGCAGTCGAGGAGGATGGTACTCCTACTCCGGTTCCTGCCATAATCCCAGAGACCGATGAAGAAAAGCTCATCAGCGAATCAGCTAATGAACGTTCTGAGCTGCGCAAAGTGAGAAGAACCATCAGTAAAAAGCTCGCTGCCGAGCTCAACACTGTGAAATACTGGGAATAA